The following proteins are encoded in a genomic region of Methanoculleus bourgensis MS2:
- a CDS encoding 4Fe-4S dicluster domain-containing protein, which yields MTDGKKSKKQGVIRLREKGKVAVRGRIPAGVMTASQMAAVARIAEEFGNGEVAMTARLNVEIPFVDRRDAEEVAERLREAGIEPGSTGATLRSVVACKGTVCRHGCCDTQGLARAIEERYGGCVLPRKLKISIAGCPNNCARVQLNDIGIAGRRFPAFHAGDCEGCGACEKVCREGAIRVADDRVSFSGEDCVGCGDCIAVCPKDAIGITSEGLCLSIGGRSGRVLQVGTEAEGLVTEDEVPGIVGRLLDYFRENAQPGERLGELMGRVGEDKVFAAAGLRPRR from the coding sequence ATGACCGATGGGAAGAAGAGCAAAAAGCAGGGGGTCATCCGCCTCCGGGAGAAGGGGAAGGTCGCCGTGCGGGGGCGGATACCCGCCGGCGTGATGACCGCATCGCAGATGGCGGCGGTGGCCCGGATTGCAGAGGAGTTCGGGAACGGGGAGGTCGCCATGACGGCCCGGCTCAACGTGGAGATCCCCTTCGTCGACCGCAGGGACGCTGAGGAGGTCGCGGAGAGGCTCCGGGAGGCTGGGATCGAGCCCGGGAGCACCGGGGCCACGCTCAGGTCGGTCGTCGCCTGCAAGGGCACGGTCTGCAGGCACGGGTGCTGCGACACGCAGGGGCTTGCCCGGGCCATCGAGGAGCGGTACGGGGGATGCGTTCTCCCGAGGAAACTGAAGATCTCGATCGCGGGGTGCCCGAACAACTGCGCAAGGGTCCAGCTCAATGATATCGGGATTGCGGGCCGGAGGTTCCCGGCGTTCCATGCCGGGGACTGCGAGGGCTGCGGGGCGTGCGAGAAGGTCTGCCGGGAGGGGGCGATCAGGGTCGCTGATGACAGAGTCAGCTTCTCAGGAGAGGACTGCGTCGGGTGCGGCGACTGTATCGCAGTCTGCCCGAAGGACGCAATCGGAATCACTTCGGAGGGACTGTGCCTCTCTATCGGCGGGAGGTCGGGCCGGGTTCTCCAGGTCGGGACTGAGGCAGAAGGGCTGGTCACCGAAGATGAGGTCCCGGGGATCGTCGGGAGGCTGCTCGACTACTTCAGGGAGAACGCACAACCGGGCGAGAGGCTCGGGGAACTGATGGGGCGGGTTGGAGAGGATAAGGTCTTTGCGGCTGCCGGGCTAAGGCCGCGGAGGTGA
- a CDS encoding HepT-like ribonuclease domain-containing protein: MSKRDETLLFEDVLEAIGRIREYTRGYSKEDFFRDQKTIDAVIRNLEIIGEACGQVPGPVRERYPQIPWRKIVGVRNIVIHHNFGVDLETVWFIITRQLPDLQSSLRAILARRETED; this comes from the coding sequence ATGTCTAAGCGCGACGAAACCCTCCTCTTTGAAGATGTTCTGGAGGCCATCGGCCGCATCAGGGAATATACCAGAGGATACTCAAAGGAGGACTTCTTCCGGGACCAGAAAACCATCGATGCAGTGATACGTAACCTCGAGATCATCGGGGAGGCATGCGGACAGGTGCCCGGGCCGGTTCGGGAGAGGTACCCCCAAATCCCCTGGAGGAAAATTGTGGGAGTCAGAAATATTGTCATTCACCACAATTTCGGTGTCGACCTCGAGACAGTCTGGTTCATCATCACCCGGCAGCTCCCCGACCTCCAGTCCAGTCTTCGCGCAATCCTCGCCAGGAGAGAAACGGAAGATTAA
- the thiC gene encoding phosphomethylpyrimidine synthase ThiC, whose product MKTQIEEAREGTITPRMEAVAAAEGIEAEDLRYSVAVGEAVIMTRGRCSVGIGHGMRTKVNVNLGTSTSRVHPEEEVEKARIAALHGADTITDLSTGGDITAIRQDIFAATTLPVTTVPIYQTAAEIGVGDMTAEDILATLRHQAEEGVSSFVLHVVSREMIDAAWDGERIMGVVSKGGSMTAAYMLTHDAENPFVEHFDEVLAILREHDIVLSLGNTMRSGCIHDEMDEAQKGEMRQNARLAAYAHEHGVQTIVEGLGGHVRADRIPVYLRRYREHSPAPLFVAGPLPTDTAVGYDHIAGCVGASIASGAGADYLCYLTPAEHLSLPTPDQVRAGLIAFRIAAHIGDSIKYGMDDEDLALARSRSRLDWEGQVVHAIDPETARALAPEPGPCTMCGDFCAVAMMKRLREQR is encoded by the coding sequence ATGAAGACCCAGATCGAAGAGGCCCGGGAGGGAACAATAACCCCCCGGATGGAAGCGGTCGCAGCAGCTGAAGGGATCGAGGCCGAAGACCTCCGCTACTCCGTCGCCGTCGGCGAAGCAGTCATTATGACACGAGGAAGATGCTCGGTCGGCATTGGTCACGGTATGCGGACGAAGGTCAATGTCAACCTCGGGACCTCAACCTCCCGGGTTCACCCCGAAGAGGAGGTCGAGAAGGCCAGGATCGCCGCGCTGCACGGCGCTGACACCATCACCGACCTCTCAACCGGGGGCGACATCACAGCGATCCGGCAGGATATCTTTGCCGCCACCACCCTCCCGGTGACCACGGTGCCGATCTACCAGACCGCTGCGGAGATCGGGGTCGGTGATATGACCGCGGAGGATATCCTTGCCACCCTCAGGCACCAGGCCGAGGAGGGGGTCTCCTCGTTCGTCCTCCATGTCGTCAGCAGGGAGATGATCGACGCCGCCTGGGACGGGGAGCGGATCATGGGGGTTGTCTCGAAGGGTGGGTCGATGACCGCCGCCTACATGCTCACCCACGACGCCGAGAACCCCTTCGTCGAGCACTTTGACGAGGTCCTCGCCATCCTCAGGGAGCATGATATCGTCCTCTCCCTCGGCAACACGATGCGGAGCGGGTGCATCCACGACGAGATGGACGAGGCCCAGAAGGGGGAGATGCGCCAGAACGCGCGGCTTGCTGCCTACGCTCATGAACATGGCGTCCAGACGATCGTCGAGGGGCTCGGCGGCCATGTCAGGGCCGACCGGATCCCGGTCTACCTCCGGCGTTACCGGGAGCACTCCCCTGCGCCGCTGTTTGTCGCCGGCCCCCTTCCAACCGATACCGCTGTCGGGTATGACCACATCGCCGGGTGTGTCGGCGCAAGCATCGCGAGCGGCGCAGGCGCTGATTACCTCTGCTACCTCACCCCGGCCGAGCACCTCAGCCTCCCGACCCCCGACCAGGTCAGGGCGGGGCTCATCGCCTTTCGGATCGCGGCCCACATCGGCGACTCGATCAAGTACGGCATGGACGACGAGGATCTCGCCCTCGCCCGTTCCCGCTCCCGCCTCGACTGGGAAGGGCAGGTCGTCCATGCCATCGACCCTGAGACCGCACGGGCTCTCGCTCCCGAACCGGGACCGTGCACGATGTGCGGCGATTTCTGTGCGGTGGCCATGATGAAGCGGCTCAGGGAGCAGAGGTAA
- a CDS encoding CxxC-x17-CxxC domain-containing protein: MSNPMDYNRGNRNFGGSRSYGGPREMTKTICSDCGKECEVPFKPTEGRPVYCQDCLPKHRKPRF, encoded by the coding sequence ATGAGCAATCCAATGGATTATAACAGAGGCAACAGAAATTTCGGCGGTTCGAGGAGCTACGGCGGGCCCCGTGAAATGACGAAGACTATTTGTTCGGACTGCGGAAAAGAGTGCGAAGTGCCCTTCAAGCCGACCGAAGGCAGACCTGTTTACTGTCAGGACTGCCTCCCCAAACACAGAAAACCCCGGTTCTAA
- a CDS encoding ATP-binding protein, whose protein sequence is MIRLAVVSGKGGTGKTMVAAALADISGVPQVLADCDVDAANLALLLAPRQLTTEEFRGMEVARIDPDLCRDCGICADRCRFGAIVRRDDAWTVEPLHCEGCGVCAYVCPMGAVRMEPHVCGEIYTSVTDRGNLAHARLFPGSGNSGLLVTEVKKRAVALSEGADLMLADGPPGIGCPLIATVSGMDAVLVVTEPGISALHDLARLVTVCRRFGVRIFVVINRFDLAEDICREIEDYCAKEGLTVVGKIPFDPAVVAAVRAGRPVTRGDSPAAEALREIRESLFSGLGLI, encoded by the coding sequence ATGATCCGGCTCGCGGTCGTGAGCGGCAAGGGCGGCACCGGGAAGACGATGGTAGCGGCGGCGCTCGCGGATATCAGCGGGGTGCCGCAGGTCCTCGCCGACTGCGACGTGGATGCCGCGAACCTGGCTCTCCTCCTCGCGCCCCGGCAGCTCACCACTGAGGAGTTCCGGGGGATGGAGGTGGCCCGGATCGATCCGGACCTCTGCCGCGACTGCGGGATCTGCGCGGACCGCTGCCGGTTCGGGGCGATCGTTCGACGGGACGATGCCTGGACGGTGGAGCCCCTCCACTGCGAGGGCTGCGGTGTCTGTGCCTACGTCTGTCCCATGGGGGCGGTCCGGATGGAGCCGCACGTCTGCGGAGAGATCTACACCTCGGTGACTGATCGTGGGAATCTTGCCCATGCCCGGCTCTTCCCAGGTTCCGGGAACTCTGGGCTGCTCGTCACCGAGGTGAAGAAACGGGCCGTGGCCCTCTCGGAGGGTGCCGACCTGATGCTTGCCGACGGTCCCCCGGGGATCGGCTGCCCGCTGATCGCGACGGTCAGCGGTATGGACGCGGTCCTCGTCGTGACGGAACCGGGCATCTCGGCGCTCCATGACCTCGCGCGACTGGTGACGGTCTGCCGGCGGTTCGGTGTCCGGATATTTGTCGTGATCAACCGGTTTGACCTTGCGGAGGATATCTGCAGAGAGATCGAGGACTACTGCGCGAAGGAGGGACTCACCGTGGTCGGGAAGATCCCGTTCGACCCGGCGGTTGTTGCGGCAGTGCGGGCGGGGCGGCCTGTGACCCGGGGCGATTCTCCGGCCGCGGAGGCGCTCCGGGAGATCCGGGAGAGCCTCTTCTCCGGGCTCGGGCTCATCTGA
- a CDS encoding ATP-binding protein, producing MKIAIASGKGGTGKSTVAANLAWALARSRDVALVDCDVEEPNLHLFFPAPATEMPVTTPVPEIDAERCTLCGECGKFCRFGALAVLKDSVLTFPHLCHSCGGCTLVCPQGAVREVPRTIGRVTCSRPLPRLVLISGILNEGEVQAPAVIRAAKTLAEGHPLTLYDASPGIACPVIETLEGSDACILVTESTPFGLHDLRLAVEVAETLGISAGVVINRSDGQDEATVAFCREHGLPVLMTIPFSREIAAVQNRGGLIAALLPGWEERFAGLFEAVPGVSP from the coding sequence ATGAAAATCGCGATTGCAAGCGGCAAAGGCGGGACCGGGAAGAGCACGGTGGCGGCAAACCTCGCCTGGGCGCTCGCCCGCTCCAGGGACGTCGCGCTCGTCGACTGCGACGTCGAGGAGCCGAACCTCCACCTCTTCTTCCCGGCCCCGGCGACGGAGATGCCGGTGACGACCCCGGTCCCGGAGATCGACGCCGAGCGCTGCACTCTCTGCGGAGAATGCGGGAAGTTCTGCCGGTTCGGGGCGCTTGCGGTGCTGAAGGACAGTGTCCTCACCTTCCCGCACCTCTGCCACTCCTGCGGCGGGTGTACCCTCGTCTGCCCGCAGGGGGCTGTCCGGGAAGTCCCGCGCACCATCGGCCGGGTCACCTGCTCCCGCCCGCTGCCCCGCCTTGTGCTGATCAGCGGGATCCTGAACGAGGGGGAGGTGCAGGCCCCGGCGGTCATCAGGGCGGCAAAGACGCTCGCGGAGGGGCACCCGCTCACCCTCTACGACGCCTCCCCCGGGATCGCCTGCCCGGTCATCGAGACCCTCGAGGGGAGCGATGCCTGCATCCTGGTCACCGAGTCGACGCCGTTCGGGCTGCACGATCTCCGTCTTGCGGTGGAGGTGGCTGAGACGCTCGGCATCAGTGCCGGCGTCGTGATCAACCGGAGCGACGGGCAGGATGAGGCGACCGTTGCGTTCTGCCGGGAACACGGCCTTCCGGTCCTGATGACCATCCCGTTCTCCCGGGAGATCGCCGCCGTCCAGAACCGGGGCGGGCTCATCGCCGCGCTCCTCCCCGGGTGGGAGGAGCGGTTTGCCGGTCTCTTCGAAGCGGTTCCGGGGGTGAGCCCATGA
- a CDS encoding NifB/NifX family molybdenum-iron cluster-binding protein, translating into MIVCITARTKDTDAPAEQRFARAPYFVFVDTETGKSESVENPLIDAAGGVGPRAVQMLSEHGATVLITGQVGGNAARALEAGGIKVYAYRGSGSVADALAAYTAGNLQPIPLA; encoded by the coding sequence ATGATAGTCTGCATCACAGCACGCACCAAGGACACGGACGCTCCGGCCGAACAGCGGTTCGCCCGGGCACCGTACTTTGTCTTCGTCGATACGGAGACGGGGAAGTCGGAATCGGTTGAGAATCCCCTCATTGATGCTGCCGGCGGGGTCGGGCCCCGGGCGGTCCAGATGCTCTCGGAGCATGGCGCAACGGTCCTCATCACCGGGCAGGTCGGTGGAAACGCCGCCCGTGCGCTTGAGGCGGGCGGGATTAAGGTTTATGCCTACCGCGGGAGCGGCAGCGTTGCCGATGCCCTCGCGGCGTATACCGCCGGGAACCTGCAGCCGATCCCCCTCGCCTGA
- a CDS encoding NifB/NifX family molybdenum-iron cluster-binding protein has product MRIAIAQDGNQVSGHFGHCEGYAIFDVEGSIIYRRDDLPNPGHEPGRLPVFLAGHKIDLIIAGGMGPRAVDLFHANGIEVLLGISGNVDYVAQDYIAGRLSPGESSCHHEDGGECGGH; this is encoded by the coding sequence ATGAGAATTGCAATTGCACAGGACGGAAACCAGGTGTCCGGGCACTTCGGGCACTGCGAAGGGTATGCGATCTTTGATGTCGAGGGTTCGATCATCTACCGGAGAGACGACCTCCCGAACCCCGGCCACGAACCCGGACGTCTCCCGGTCTTCCTTGCGGGTCATAAGATCGACCTGATCATCGCCGGTGGGATGGGGCCGCGGGCCGTCGACCTCTTCCATGCGAACGGGATTGAGGTGCTCCTCGGTATCAGCGGGAACGTTGATTATGTGGCACAGGACTACATCGCCGGCCGCCTCTCGCCGGGTGAGAGTTCCTGCCACCACGAAGACGGCGGGGAGTGCGGCGGCCACTGA
- a CDS encoding Lon protease family protein has product MIQPLDIEYYRNVYEPEKVQCASTEEMRPMEEIIGQERALRALRFGLEIRESGFNVYTAGAQGTGRMTAVRSFLDELAKAKPRASDWVYVHNFENQYEPDAIALPAGRGVRFREDMKRFIEEARRALPRAFESEEYAKRRDETLKTLQGRRTDLVARINQRAQEQGFVIQMSPIGLLTIPVINGRPVPEEEFISLPDEMRAEVQRRRDALNTELRSVLRQVQDIERQGAEAVRDLNHDIALYAIGNLVAELKENYAGVPEIPEYIDAVQNDILENLQTFLGVAEQPEVPPQFQAFIRELPFRKYDVNVVVDNADIKGAPVIVEQNPTFQNLLGKIEKEVQFGIFTTDFTMIRPGSLHMANGGYLVLSVEDLLRNPFSWDGLKTALKTGKAVIEEPGERMGFVTAKTIKPEAIALDIKVTLIGTPMLYQLLYRLDPDFKELFKVKADFDIVMERNNENAGKYADFMCNLIREENLRHLDRDAIARVIEYGSRLAEDQQKLSTRFAAIADLIREANFYAVQEGSDQIAKQHVTKAIEEKVYRSNLIQQKIEEYIQRGIFLIETEGEKVGQVNGLSVIGLGDFAFGRPSKVTASIGVGREGIVDIEREAALGGPIHTKGVLIINGYLNNNYARDKPLSLSARLVFEQSYEGIEGDSASSTELYALLSALSGLPLKQYLAVTGSVNQKGEVQAIGGVNEKLEGFYEVCKAKGLNGNQGVLIPASNVQNLMLKEEVVEAAKAGKFRIYPVRTIDEGIEILTGIPAGTRREDGTYEEGTVNYLVDRRLGEMAETMRGFQPMMAK; this is encoded by the coding sequence ATGATTCAGCCTTTGGATATTGAATACTACCGGAACGTCTACGAGCCGGAAAAGGTGCAGTGCGCCAGCACCGAAGAGATGCGGCCAATGGAGGAGATCATAGGTCAGGAACGGGCGCTTCGGGCGCTGCGGTTCGGCCTTGAGATCCGTGAATCGGGGTTTAACGTCTACACCGCGGGCGCCCAGGGCACCGGGCGGATGACCGCCGTCCGGAGTTTCCTTGACGAGCTCGCGAAGGCCAAACCCCGGGCGAGCGACTGGGTCTATGTCCACAATTTCGAGAACCAGTACGAACCAGACGCCATCGCCCTCCCGGCGGGGAGGGGCGTCCGGTTCAGAGAGGACATGAAACGGTTCATCGAAGAGGCACGTCGGGCGCTCCCGAGAGCGTTTGAGAGCGAAGAGTATGCCAAACGGCGCGATGAGACCCTCAAGACGCTCCAGGGGCGGAGGACCGATCTTGTCGCCCGGATCAACCAGCGCGCCCAGGAACAAGGCTTCGTCATCCAGATGAGCCCCATCGGCCTCCTGACCATCCCGGTCATCAACGGGAGGCCGGTCCCCGAGGAGGAGTTCATCAGCCTCCCCGATGAGATGCGGGCTGAGGTCCAGCGGCGGCGGGACGCCCTCAACACCGAACTTCGGAGCGTGCTCCGGCAGGTGCAGGACATCGAGCGCCAGGGCGCCGAGGCGGTCAGGGACCTGAACCACGACATCGCCCTCTACGCGATAGGAAACCTCGTCGCCGAACTCAAGGAGAATTACGCCGGCGTCCCGGAGATCCCGGAGTACATCGACGCCGTCCAGAACGACATCCTCGAGAACCTCCAGACCTTCCTTGGGGTCGCCGAGCAGCCGGAGGTTCCGCCCCAGTTCCAGGCCTTTATCCGGGAACTCCCGTTCCGGAAGTACGACGTGAACGTCGTCGTGGACAACGCCGACATCAAAGGGGCCCCGGTGATCGTCGAGCAGAACCCCACCTTCCAAAACCTCCTCGGGAAGATCGAGAAAGAGGTCCAGTTCGGGATCTTCACGACCGATTTCACGATGATCAGGCCGGGATCGCTGCATATGGCCAACGGAGGCTACCTCGTCCTCAGCGTCGAAGATCTCCTGCGAAACCCCTTCTCCTGGGACGGGCTCAAGACGGCCTTGAAGACCGGGAAAGCCGTCATCGAGGAACCGGGAGAGCGGATGGGGTTCGTCACGGCAAAGACCATCAAGCCCGAGGCCATCGCCCTCGATATCAAGGTGACCCTCATCGGGACACCGATGCTCTACCAGCTCCTCTACCGGCTGGACCCCGACTTCAAGGAGCTCTTCAAGGTCAAGGCCGACTTTGATATCGTGATGGAGAGGAACAACGAGAATGCCGGGAAGTACGCCGACTTCATGTGCAACCTCATCAGGGAGGAAAACCTCCGGCACCTCGACCGGGACGCGATCGCCCGGGTGATCGAGTATGGGTCAAGGCTCGCCGAGGATCAGCAGAAACTCTCGACCCGGTTCGCCGCCATTGCAGACCTCATCAGGGAGGCGAACTTCTACGCCGTGCAGGAAGGATCGGATCAGATCGCGAAGCAACATGTCACGAAGGCGATCGAGGAGAAGGTCTACCGCTCGAACCTGATCCAGCAAAAGATCGAGGAGTACATCCAGCGGGGGATCTTCCTCATCGAGACCGAAGGAGAGAAGGTCGGCCAGGTGAACGGCCTCTCGGTTATTGGTCTTGGTGACTTCGCCTTCGGCCGGCCGTCGAAGGTGACCGCGAGCATCGGGGTCGGGCGCGAGGGGATCGTGGATATCGAGCGGGAGGCGGCGCTCGGCGGGCCGATCCACACAAAAGGTGTCCTGATCATCAATGGATACCTCAACAACAACTACGCGCGCGACAAACCGCTCTCCCTCTCAGCGAGGCTCGTCTTCGAGCAGAGTTACGAGGGGATCGAGGGCGACTCCGCGTCGAGCACCGAACTCTACGCCCTCCTCTCGGCGCTCTCGGGCCTCCCCTTAAAACAGTACCTCGCCGTCACCGGCTCGGTGAACCAGAAGGGCGAGGTCCAGGCAATCGGGGGCGTCAACGAGAAACTGGAGGGGTTCTATGAGGTCTGCAAGGCCAAAGGCCTCAACGGCAACCAGGGAGTGCTGATACCGGCAAGCAACGTCCAGAACCTGATGCTCAAGGAGGAGGTCGTCGAGGCCGCGAAGGCCGGGAAGTTCCGGATCTACCCGGTGCGGACGATCGATGAGGGGATCGAGATCCTCACTGGCATCCCGGCGGGCACTCGCCGGGAGGACGGGACCTACGAGGAAGGGACGGTGAACTACCTTGTGGACCGGCGCCTTGGGGAGATGGCGGAGACGATGCGCGGGTTCCAGCCGATGATGGCGAAGTGA
- the nifS gene encoding cysteine desulfurase NifS yields MEQRRTVYMDHAATTPVRQEVVEAMLPYFSERFGNPSSLYALAREAKEAVEEARGRVAAAIGGRPEEVFFTSGGTESDNWAVKGVAAALRKRGDHIITSAIEHHAVLHPCEALEKQGYRVTYLPVDEFGRVDPGAVEDAVTDRTILVSVMAANNEIGTVQPVAEIGRIAHDHGVLFHTDAVQAIGAYPVDVDGMGADLLALSAHKFGGPKGTGALYIRRGTRVATFMDGGAQEQGRRAGTENVPGIVGLGRAIELAVGEMPRSSARIAAMRDRMIRGILDAIPDTRLNGHPTERLPNNVNVAFRYVEGESILLLLDSLGIAASTGSACTSASLEPSHVLTACGLPPEHAHGSLRLTLGPGNTGDDAEYVLTVLPGVIERLRQMSPLGGR; encoded by the coding sequence ATGGAGCAGAGGCGAACGGTCTACATGGATCATGCGGCGACGACGCCGGTGCGGCAGGAGGTCGTCGAGGCGATGCTCCCCTACTTCTCGGAACGGTTCGGGAACCCCTCCTCGCTCTACGCCCTCGCCCGTGAGGCGAAGGAGGCGGTGGAAGAGGCCAGGGGGCGGGTGGCGGCGGCGATCGGGGGCCGGCCGGAGGAGGTCTTCTTCACCTCCGGGGGAACGGAGTCCGACAACTGGGCGGTCAAGGGGGTGGCGGCGGCCCTCCGGAAGCGCGGGGACCACATCATCACCTCTGCAATCGAGCACCACGCCGTCCTCCACCCCTGCGAGGCGCTCGAGAAGCAGGGCTACCGGGTCACCTACCTGCCCGTCGACGAGTTCGGGCGCGTGGACCCGGGCGCCGTCGAGGATGCCGTCACCGACCGGACCATCCTCGTCTCGGTGATGGCAGCGAACAACGAGATCGGGACCGTCCAGCCAGTCGCAGAGATCGGCCGGATCGCGCACGACCACGGCGTCCTCTTCCACACCGACGCCGTGCAGGCGATTGGGGCCTACCCGGTGGATGTGGACGGGATGGGGGCCGACCTCCTCGCGCTCTCGGCCCACAAGTTCGGCGGCCCGAAGGGGACGGGAGCACTCTACATCAGGCGGGGGACCAGGGTCGCGACGTTCATGGACGGCGGGGCACAGGAGCAGGGGAGGCGGGCCGGGACCGAGAACGTTCCCGGGATCGTGGGGCTCGGCCGGGCGATCGAACTCGCGGTTGGTGAGATGCCCCGGAGTTCTGCCAGGATTGCCGCGATGCGGGATCGAATGATCCGGGGGATCCTCGATGCTATCCCGGATACCAGGCTCAACGGCCACCCGACCGAGCGGCTCCCGAACAACGTGAACGTCGCGTTCCGCTACGTCGAGGGGGAATCGATCCTTCTCCTGCTCGACAGCCTCGGGATTGCCGCCTCCACGGGGAGCGCCTGCACCTCGGCGTCGCTTGAACCCTCGCACGTCCTCACCGCCTGCGGTCTCCCGCCCGAGCACGCCCACGGGTCGCTCCGGCTCACCCTGGGACCGGGGAACACCGGAGACGACGCCGAATACGTCCTCACGGTCCTCCCCGGGGTCATCGAGCGCCTGCGGCAGATGTCGCCGCTTGGGGGGCGGTGA
- a CDS encoding phosphomannomutase/phosphoglucomutase has translation MAGIFKAYDIRGRYPDELSEATARSIGNAFIRLLGAERIVVGRDMRLSSASLAGAFAEGAVEAGADVADAGEVSTPLLNYAIIMGEFDGGAMVTASHLPGEMNGLKLAGRDAVPLSGDRGLPLLETMTGEEPVARWPAAGIHYRVDMLDDYIGKVAGFVRAPKPIRIMVDAGNGMAGPEIPRLFARVPAWRLIPMYLEPDGRFPHHHANPLDPATTRELQDRVVAEGADFGVAFDGDADRCGFIDERGERVREDLVTGLIAEFLLEGNPGATVLYDLRSSRAVVEAIARAGGRGVRSRVGHAFIKTRMREEDAVFAGELSGHYYYRDMGFTDNGLLTLVQVANIIAARGRPLSELVGPLDRYPSTGEINLRVREPDIVLAALAARYGDADLDYLDGLTLGYPAWWFNIRRSHTEPVVRLNLEADTASLMDEKRQEVLGVIRDADPGAKVV, from the coding sequence ATGGCAGGTATCTTCAAGGCATACGATATCAGGGGGCGTTACCCAGACGAACTGAGCGAGGCGACGGCACGCAGTATCGGGAACGCGTTCATCCGTCTCCTCGGGGCGGAGCGGATCGTCGTCGGGCGGGATATGCGGCTCTCGTCGGCGTCACTTGCCGGTGCGTTCGCCGAAGGCGCGGTTGAGGCCGGGGCAGATGTCGCTGACGCCGGAGAGGTGAGCACGCCGCTCCTCAACTATGCCATTATCATGGGGGAGTTCGACGGCGGGGCGATGGTGACGGCTTCCCACCTCCCAGGGGAGATGAACGGGCTCAAACTTGCGGGCAGGGACGCGGTCCCCCTCTCCGGCGACCGGGGGCTGCCGCTCCTCGAGACGATGACCGGGGAGGAGCCGGTGGCGAGGTGGCCAGCCGCCGGAATCCACTATCGGGTCGATATGCTCGATGACTACATTGGAAAGGTGGCCGGGTTTGTCCGGGCACCAAAACCGATCAGGATCATGGTGGACGCGGGAAACGGTATGGCCGGACCGGAGATACCTCGCCTCTTTGCGCGGGTTCCGGCATGGCGGCTGATACCGATGTACCTCGAGCCCGACGGGAGGTTCCCCCACCACCACGCTAACCCGCTCGACCCCGCGACCACCCGCGAGCTCCAGGACCGGGTCGTGGCGGAGGGCGCGGACTTCGGGGTCGCGTTCGACGGCGATGCGGACCGGTGCGGGTTCATCGATGAGCGGGGCGAGCGGGTCAGGGAGGACCTGGTGACCGGGCTCATCGCGGAGTTCCTGCTTGAAGGGAACCCGGGAGCGACCGTCCTCTACGACCTGCGATCGAGCCGGGCCGTGGTGGAGGCGATCGCCCGGGCCGGAGGGCGTGGTGTCCGGTCCCGGGTGGGCCATGCCTTCATCAAGACCAGGATGCGGGAGGAGGACGCGGTATTCGCCGGGGAACTCTCCGGGCACTACTACTACCGGGATATGGGGTTTACGGATAACGGGCTCCTCACGCTGGTCCAGGTGGCAAACATCATTGCGGCCAGGGGCCGGCCCCTCTCCGAGCTCGTCGGGCCGCTGGACCGCTACCCTTCGACCGGGGAGATCAACCTCCGGGTGCGCGAACCCGATATCGTGCTTGCGGCGCTTGCGGCGCGCTACGGGGACGCTGACCTCGACTACCTGGACGGGCTGACGTTGGGCTATCCGGCGTGGTGGTTCAACATTCGTCGTTCCCACACCGAGCCGGTGGTGCGGTTGAACCTCGAAGCGGATACAGCGAGCCTGATGGACGAGAAGCGGCAGGAGGTGCTCGGGGTCATCCGGGATGCCGACCCGGGCGCGAAGGTGGTGTAG